The Deltaproteobacteria bacterium genome has a window encoding:
- a CDS encoding cytochrome c — protein MKYSRQLSILFFAVLLITAVACGKKNGEENTPPPTTSSLDDKGVGPVKSLTLVALDPSLASKGQQLFQSRCSVCHKIEEKFVGPALKAVTQRRSPEWILNMILNPQEMTQKDPVAHELLAIHYVQMTFQNVTQEDARSILEFFRQNDSQLPK, from the coding sequence ATGAAATATTCACGTCAGTTGAGCATTTTGTTCTTTGCAGTTTTATTAATAACCGCAGTTGCCTGTGGTAAAAAAAATGGGGAGGAAAATACGCCCCCACCGACCACCTCCTCTTTGGACGATAAAGGTGTGGGGCCCGTGAAGAGTCTGACGCTAGTGGCCTTGGACCCCTCGCTAGCTTCTAAAGGGCAACAGCTGTTTCAATCCAGGTGCAGTGTTTGTCATAAAATAGAGGAAAAATTTGTGGGCCCTGCCTTAAAGGCTGTTACCCAGCGTCGCAGCCCTGAATGGATTTTGAACATGATTTTAAATCCTCAAGAAATGACTCAAAAAGATCCTGTAGCCCACGAACTTTTAGCCATCCATTATGTACAAATGACTTTTCAAAATGTGACGCAGGAGGATGCCCGGTCTATTTTGGAATTTTTTAGGCAGAATGATTCTCAGCTCCCGAAATAA
- the typA gene encoding translational GTPase TypA has translation MKNTLQNPSLRNIAIIAHVDHGKTTLVDHMLRQAGTFRANQETADRMMDNMDLERERGITIAAKNCAVQWKGIKINIIDTPGHADFGGEVERGLKMVDGCILLVDASEGPLPQTRFVLSKALQANLKIIVLINKIDRADARPQEVLNEVFDLFIDLDAREDQIDFPIIYAIGREGIAKNKLEDPSTDLSVLFDAVLEKIPPPSHEEGEPFQMLVTNLGYSDYLGRLAIGRVFHGDAKKNDQLVRIGREGIPKNLKVSCLQVYEGLKFQEVDTVPAGEIVILSGIEEVEIGDTISTVENPKALKRLVVDEPTVSMKFMPNSSPFSGREGKLVQSQRIWDRLQKETLHNVAIKVEMSDEGDSFVVKGRGEFQMAIILETMRREGFEVCVGRPQIIFKEENGQKLEPIEHLFVDIPDLFMGLVTEKLALRQGKMMNMVNHGSGRIRLEFSIPSRGLIGYRNEFLTDTKGVGLMNSYLLGYEPMRGEIKSRVSGSLISDRQGVAVPYGLFHLEPRGVLFVDGGVPVYEGMVVGEHNRDNDLNVNVCREKKLSNMRASGKDEHVTLTPIVPMTLEKAIEFIKDDEWVEVTPKSIRIRKTVLASNMRK, from the coding sequence ATGAAGAATACCCTACAAAACCCAAGTCTCCGAAACATTGCCATCATAGCCCACGTCGATCATGGTAAAACTACACTCGTTGACCACATGCTGCGCCAGGCAGGAACCTTTCGCGCCAATCAGGAAACCGCCGATCGGATGATGGACAACATGGACCTTGAACGCGAACGCGGAATCACCATCGCCGCCAAAAACTGCGCCGTGCAATGGAAAGGCATCAAGATTAACATCATCGATACCCCAGGCCATGCAGACTTTGGAGGTGAAGTCGAACGCGGTTTAAAAATGGTCGATGGCTGTATCTTACTCGTGGATGCCTCCGAAGGGCCCCTGCCTCAAACCCGCTTCGTGCTTTCGAAGGCACTTCAAGCCAATCTCAAAATCATCGTCCTCATTAATAAAATTGACCGTGCAGATGCCCGCCCTCAGGAAGTCCTCAACGAGGTCTTCGATTTGTTTATCGACCTGGATGCCCGCGAAGACCAGATTGACTTTCCTATTATTTACGCCATCGGTCGCGAAGGAATCGCCAAAAATAAATTAGAAGATCCCTCCACCGATTTATCCGTGCTTTTCGATGCCGTTTTGGAAAAAATTCCTCCTCCTAGCCATGAAGAAGGCGAACCCTTTCAGATGTTGGTCACTAATCTGGGTTATTCCGATTATCTGGGACGCCTGGCCATTGGCCGTGTTTTTCATGGAGACGCAAAAAAGAACGACCAACTCGTACGCATCGGCCGTGAAGGGATTCCCAAAAACCTCAAGGTTTCTTGTCTACAGGTTTATGAGGGTTTGAAATTTCAAGAAGTCGATACGGTGCCTGCGGGTGAAATCGTTATTTTATCCGGCATTGAAGAAGTAGAGATTGGTGACACCATTTCAACCGTGGAAAATCCAAAGGCGCTCAAACGCTTGGTGGTGGATGAACCCACGGTATCGATGAAATTCATGCCCAATTCTTCTCCCTTTTCAGGACGTGAAGGAAAGCTGGTTCAATCGCAACGCATCTGGGACAGGCTGCAAAAAGAAACCCTGCATAATGTCGCCATCAAAGTGGAAATGAGTGATGAAGGAGACAGCTTTGTCGTCAAAGGCCGTGGTGAATTTCAGATGGCCATCATTTTAGAAACCATGAGGCGCGAAGGTTTTGAAGTTTGCGTGGGTCGCCCTCAAATTATCTTCAAAGAAGAAAATGGACAGAAACTGGAACCCATTGAACATTTATTTGTCGATATCCCCGATTTATTCATGGGTCTCGTCACCGAAAAACTGGCCCTGCGCCAGGGAAAAATGATGAACATGGTAAACCACGGCTCAGGCCGTATTCGCCTGGAATTTTCTATTCCTTCTCGCGGTCTCATTGGTTACCGAAATGAATTTTTGACCGACACCAAAGGCGTAGGTCTAATGAATTCTTACTTACTGGGATACGAACCCATGCGCGGTGAAATTAAAAGCCGAGTAAGTGGATCATTAATTTCCGATCGACAAGGGGTTGCGGTTCCTTACGGTTTATTTCACCTGGAACCTCGCGGTGTTTTGTTTGTGGATGGAGGCGTTCCGGTTTATGAAGGCATGGTGGTCGGCGAACACAATCGCGACAACGATTTAAACGTGAATGTCTGCCGCGAGAAAAAACTCAGCAACATGCGCGCCTCGGGTAAAGACGAGCACGTGACCCTTACTCCTATTGTTCCCATGACCTTGGAAAAAGCGATTGAGTTTATTAAAGATGACGAATGGGTGGAAGTAACTCCCAAGAGTATTCGGATACGAAAAACAGTGCTGGCCTCGAATATGAGGAAGTAA
- a CDS encoding CZB domain-containing protein encodes MNFDDAIKAHSVWKTKLGLYLNKPDASLKPVEVEPDNRCDLGKWIHGEGAKHASLPEFGQLKETHRLFHQEAAKIVQRANNGEKVNEEVALGAKSGFGNASTKVITLLMILKSKT; translated from the coding sequence ATGAATTTTGATGATGCGATTAAGGCACACAGTGTCTGGAAGACCAAATTGGGTTTATATTTGAACAAACCCGATGCTTCTCTCAAACCGGTGGAGGTGGAACCCGATAATCGCTGCGATTTGGGAAAGTGGATCCATGGAGAGGGTGCAAAACATGCCTCCCTTCCGGAATTCGGCCAACTTAAGGAAACTCACCGGCTCTTTCATCAAGAGGCAGCAAAAATTGTTCAGCGTGCTAACAATGGGGAAAAGGTAAATGAGGAGGTGGCCTTGGGGGCAAAAAGTGGTTTTGGAAATGCCTCTACAAAAGTAATTACCTTGTTGATGATCTTGAAGAGTAAAACTTAA
- a CDS encoding DUF559 domain-containing protein: MVDFVCLEKRIVIELDGGQHAAAQSSE; encoded by the coding sequence ATTGTAGATTTTGTATGTCTTGAGAAACGCATTGTTATCGAATTGGACGGTGGGCAACATGCTGCAGCTCAAAGTAGTGAATGA